One window of Streptomyces sp. SUK 48 genomic DNA carries:
- a CDS encoding MFS transporter, giving the protein MSVLGSRVDDVVVEEGFEQGGGVLGRAHRALSVGIVSVVFLIAFEATAVGTAMPVAARELDGVARYAFAFSGFFTTSLFGMVLAGQWADRRGPLAALTTGIGSFAAGLVIAGTARTMWVFILGRAVQGLGGGLVIVALYVVVGRAYPERLRPAIMAAFAAGWVVPSIVGPLASGAVTEQLGWRWVFLGIPVLVVPPLALALPQIRRRASGPVDADAAAAPLDRRRIRLALGIALGAGLVQYAAQDLRPFSLLPGAAGAALLVPAVLGLLPRGTYRAARGLPSVVLLRGVCAGSFIAAESFVPLMLVTQRGLSPTLAGLSLAAGGGTWALGSWLQSRPRLAPYRERLMTAGMVLVTAALATAPSVLLPAVPAWIVAVVWAFGCLGMGLVISSTSVLLLRLSAPEEAGANSAALQISDALSNALLLAAAGAAFAALGGGTAAHPAAFAVVFLAMAVVALAGVWVTTRCGNGTRPAAGRATTTAS; this is encoded by the coding sequence ATGAGTGTGCTGGGGTCCCGGGTCGACGACGTCGTGGTGGAAGAAGGCTTCGAGCAGGGCGGCGGGGTGCTCGGCCGGGCCCACCGGGCGCTGAGCGTCGGCATCGTGTCCGTCGTCTTCCTGATCGCCTTCGAGGCGACCGCCGTCGGCACCGCGATGCCCGTCGCCGCGCGCGAGCTGGACGGCGTCGCGAGGTACGCCTTCGCGTTCTCCGGCTTCTTCACCACCAGCCTCTTCGGCATGGTCCTGGCCGGACAGTGGGCCGACCGCCGCGGCCCCCTCGCCGCGCTGACCACCGGCATCGGCTCCTTCGCCGCCGGCCTGGTGATAGCCGGCACCGCCCGGACGATGTGGGTGTTCATCCTCGGGCGCGCCGTACAGGGACTCGGCGGCGGCCTCGTCATCGTCGCGCTGTACGTGGTCGTCGGCCGCGCCTACCCCGAGCGGCTGCGCCCCGCGATCATGGCGGCGTTCGCGGCCGGCTGGGTCGTCCCGTCCATCGTCGGCCCCCTCGCCTCCGGCGCCGTCACCGAACAGCTCGGCTGGCGCTGGGTCTTCCTCGGCATCCCGGTCCTCGTCGTGCCCCCGCTGGCCCTCGCGCTGCCCCAGATACGCCGCCGGGCGTCGGGACCGGTCGACGCGGACGCCGCCGCGGCCCCCCTCGACCGCCGGCGCATCCGGCTCGCCCTCGGTATCGCCCTCGGCGCCGGGCTCGTCCAGTACGCCGCCCAGGATCTGCGCCCGTTCTCCCTGCTCCCCGGCGCGGCCGGTGCCGCCCTGCTGGTCCCCGCCGTCCTCGGCCTGCTGCCGCGCGGCACCTACCGCGCCGCCCGCGGCCTGCCCTCCGTCGTCCTGCTGCGCGGGGTGTGCGCCGGATCGTTCATCGCCGCCGAGTCCTTCGTGCCGCTGATGCTGGTCACCCAGCGCGGCCTGTCGCCGACGCTCGCCGGACTCTCCCTGGCCGCGGGCGGCGGCACCTGGGCGCTGGGCTCCTGGCTCCAGTCCCGGCCGCGTCTCGCGCCGTACCGGGAGCGGCTGATGACGGCAGGGATGGTGCTGGTCACCGCCGCGCTGGCGACCGCGCCCAGCGTGCTGCTGCCCGCCGTGCCGGCCTGGATCGTCGCCGTCGTCTGGGCCTTCGGCTGCCTCGGCATGGGCCTGGTGATCTCCTCCACCAGCGTCCTGCTGCTGCGCCTGTCCGCCCCGGAGGAGGCCGGCGCCAACTCGGCCGCCCTCCAGATCTCCGACGCCCTCTCCAACGCCCTCCTCCTCGCCGCCGCGGGCGCCGCCTTCGCGGCCCTCGGCGGCGGCACCGCCGCCCACCCCGCCGCCTTCGCCGTCGTCTTCCTCGCCATGGCGGTGGTCGCCCTGGCGGGCGTCTGGGTGACGACCCGCTGCGGAAACGGCACCCGGCCGGCGGCGGGGAGGGCGACGACGACAGCCTCGTGA
- a CDS encoding SUKH-4 family immunity protein — protein sequence MGTTTDAGTAAITLTGAELDRHVTHAATRGLLAGPGLPAVTDVLTFSPLRAHGLRTLADAADGPFHLAEELRDRLVIGELLNPAGMERESILLDGDTGEISTAYLRDPSGWRPFAPSLATLLRFAAVTEELAGLRGRFASLAGQYGPGTAAEASRRLLALFAEGTDGRVPPYWKAAALIRPLALAAGPGAASGLTLDIPARVLDQEFGHGRVARFEDVDFPATLTHEPTRRFLRESGLPEEAVLFFTDPDAPLPTLREYVTEECPDYPLAELPAHCDHLIRLGRLVEDHSLVVDGRTGAVLTFCAPEAALCPLNTDVSTLAFTLWLLHHERTIDQHLSHELTTTSYDHLAAAMLHTLTTLDPTATLPGTTWHYWTESFRDETGGVL from the coding sequence ATGGGTACGACGACGGATGCCGGGACGGCGGCGATCACGCTGACCGGGGCCGAGCTGGACCGCCATGTCACGCATGCCGCGACGCGCGGCCTGCTCGCGGGCCCCGGGCTGCCCGCCGTCACCGATGTGCTGACCTTCTCGCCGCTGCGCGCGCACGGCCTGCGCACCCTCGCGGACGCGGCGGACGGCCCCTTCCACCTGGCCGAGGAGCTGCGGGACCGCCTGGTGATAGGCGAGCTGCTCAACCCGGCCGGCATGGAGCGGGAGTCGATCCTGCTCGACGGCGACACGGGCGAGATCAGCACGGCGTACCTCCGCGACCCCTCCGGGTGGCGGCCCTTCGCCCCGTCGCTGGCCACGCTGCTGCGCTTCGCCGCGGTCACCGAGGAACTGGCGGGCCTGCGCGGCCGGTTCGCCTCGCTGGCCGGGCAGTACGGACCGGGGACGGCCGCCGAGGCGTCCCGCCGGCTGCTGGCCCTCTTCGCGGAGGGCACGGACGGCCGGGTGCCGCCGTACTGGAAGGCGGCGGCCCTGATCCGCCCGCTCGCGCTCGCCGCGGGCCCCGGTGCGGCGTCCGGTCTCACCCTGGACATCCCCGCCCGCGTCCTCGACCAGGAGTTCGGGCACGGCCGGGTGGCCCGCTTCGAGGACGTCGACTTCCCGGCCACGCTCACGCACGAACCGACCCGCCGCTTCCTGCGCGAGAGCGGGCTGCCCGAGGAGGCGGTCCTCTTCTTCACCGACCCGGACGCCCCGCTGCCGACGCTGCGCGAGTACGTCACCGAGGAGTGCCCCGACTACCCCCTCGCCGAACTCCCGGCCCACTGCGACCACTTGATCCGCCTCGGCCGCCTGGTCGAGGACCACAGCCTGGTGGTCGACGGCCGCACCGGCGCGGTGCTGACCTTCTGTGCCCCCGAGGCCGCGCTCTGCCCCCTCAACACCGACGTCTCCACCCTCGCGTTCACCCTCTGGCTCCTCCACCACGAACGCACCATCGACCAGCACCTGTCCCACGAGCTGACGACGACCTCCTACGACCACCTGGCCGCCGCCATGCTCCACACCCTGACCACCCTCGACCCGACCGCCACCCTCCCGGGCACGACCTGGCACTACTGGACGGAATCCTTCCGGGACGAGACGGGCGGGGTGCTCTGA
- a CDS encoding DEAD/DEAH box helicase yields the protein MTTTAASSHHLSPAFPGRAPWGTASKLRAWQQGAMEKYLQEQPRDFLAVATPGAGKTTFALTLASWLLHHHVVQQVTVVAPTEHLKKQWAEAAARVGIKLDPEYSAGPLGREYDGVAVTYAGVGVRPMLHRNRAEQRKTLVILDEIHHAGDSKSWGEACLEAFEPATRRLALTGTPFRSDTNPIPFVTYEEDNAGIRRSAADYTYGYGSALSDGVVRPVIFLSYSGQMRWRTKAGDEIAARLGEPMTKDAVSQAWRTALDPRGEWMPSVLRAADQRLTEVRKAIPDAGALVIASDQDSARAYAKLIREITGTKATVVLSDDTGASQRIDDFSASEDRWMVAVRMVSEGVDVPRLAVGVYATTISTPLFFAQAVGRFVRSRRRGETASVFLPTVPDLMTFANEMEKERDHALDKPKKEGEEDPYAESEKEMEEANKEQDEDTGEQEQFSFEALESEAVFDRVLFDGAEFGMQAHPGSEEEQDYLGIPGLLEPDQVQMLLQKRQARQIAHSKKKPDTEADLLELPAERRPVVSHKEMMELRKRLNTLVSAYVHQSGKPHGVIHTELRRVCGGPPSAEATAGQLKQRITKVQEWATRMR from the coding sequence GTGACTACCACCGCCGCTTCCTCGCACCATCTTTCCCCCGCGTTCCCCGGCCGCGCGCCGTGGGGTACCGCCAGCAAACTGCGTGCCTGGCAGCAGGGGGCGATGGAGAAGTACCTCCAGGAGCAGCCGCGTGACTTCCTCGCCGTCGCCACGCCCGGCGCCGGCAAGACCACCTTCGCGCTGACGCTCGCCTCCTGGCTGCTGCACCACCACGTGGTGCAGCAGGTGACCGTGGTCGCGCCCACCGAGCACCTGAAGAAGCAGTGGGCCGAGGCGGCGGCACGGGTCGGCATCAAGCTCGATCCCGAGTACAGCGCCGGGCCGCTCGGCCGGGAGTACGACGGCGTCGCCGTCACGTACGCGGGCGTCGGCGTCCGGCCCATGCTGCACCGCAACCGCGCCGAGCAGCGCAAGACCCTGGTGATCCTGGACGAGATCCACCACGCCGGCGACTCCAAGTCCTGGGGCGAGGCGTGCCTGGAGGCGTTCGAACCCGCGACCCGGCGGCTCGCGCTGACCGGTACGCCGTTCCGCTCCGACACCAACCCCATCCCCTTCGTCACGTACGAGGAGGACAACGCCGGCATCCGCCGCTCGGCCGCCGACTACACCTACGGGTACGGCTCCGCGCTCTCCGACGGCGTCGTGCGCCCGGTCATCTTCCTCTCCTACAGCGGGCAGATGCGCTGGCGCACCAAGGCCGGCGACGAGATCGCCGCCCGGCTCGGCGAGCCGATGACCAAGGACGCGGTCAGCCAGGCATGGCGCACCGCGCTGGACCCGCGCGGCGAGTGGATGCCCAGCGTGCTGCGCGCCGCCGACCAGCGGCTCACCGAGGTCAGGAAGGCCATCCCGGACGCCGGCGCCCTCGTCATCGCCTCCGACCAGGACTCCGCCCGCGCCTACGCCAAGCTGATCCGCGAGATCACCGGTACGAAGGCCACGGTCGTCCTGTCCGACGACACCGGCGCCTCCCAGCGCATCGACGACTTCAGCGCGAGCGAGGACCGCTGGATGGTCGCGGTCCGCATGGTGTCCGAGGGCGTCGACGTGCCCCGCCTCGCGGTCGGCGTGTACGCCACCACCATCTCCACCCCGCTGTTCTTCGCCCAGGCCGTCGGCCGTTTCGTGCGGTCCCGGCGGCGCGGCGAGACCGCCTCCGTCTTCCTGCCGACGGTGCCCGACCTGATGACCTTCGCCAACGAGATGGAGAAGGAACGGGACCACGCCCTCGACAAGCCCAAGAAGGAGGGCGAGGAGGACCCGTACGCCGAATCCGAGAAGGAGATGGAGGAGGCGAACAAGGAGCAGGACGAGGACACCGGCGAGCAGGAGCAGTTCTCCTTCGAGGCGCTGGAGTCCGAGGCCGTCTTCGACCGGGTCCTCTTCGACGGCGCCGAGTTCGGCATGCAGGCCCACCCGGGCAGCGAGGAGGAGCAGGACTACCTCGGCATCCCCGGACTGCTGGAGCCCGACCAGGTGCAGATGCTGCTCCAGAAGCGGCAGGCCCGGCAGATCGCGCACAGCAAGAAGAAGCCGGACACCGAGGCCGACCTGCTCGAACTGCCCGCCGAGCGGCGCCCCGTCGTCTCCCACAAGGAGATGATGGAGCTGCGCAAGCGGCTCAACACGCTGGTGAGCGCCTACGTCCACCAGAGCGGCAAGCCGCACGGGGTGATCCACACCGAGCTGCGCCGGGTGTGCGGCGGCCCGCCGAGCGCGGAGGCGACGGCGGGACAGCTGAAGCAGCGGATCACCAAGGTGCAGGAGTGGGCGACGCGGATGCGCTGA